A genome region from Engraulis encrasicolus isolate BLACKSEA-1 chromosome 6, IST_EnEncr_1.0, whole genome shotgun sequence includes the following:
- the b3gnt7 gene encoding UDP-GlcNAc:betaGal beta-1,3-N-acetylglucosaminyltransferase 7, whose translation MMASRDKWRVYKRVCLMFFLAVVTLTVVQRGSSNTFPQFQLERLARTQLSVDADWHKKSAYALASRFWKPTKFRQEASTTTTEEPNRSSSTQDQVTAKSWDITSANCSANLNFTSTEWFAGLEPNFQQFLLYRHCRYFPMIMNHPEKCSGDVHLLMVIKSTITQHDRREVIRKTWGKEQVIDGKQIKTLFLLSAPSNEAEKANHQKLLEFEDYIYGDILQWDFMDSFFNLTLKETHFLKWFSTYCPGVRYIFKGDDDVFVSVQNILDYLEISSDVKDLFAGDVIFKAKPIRKKDNKYYIPQALYNKTSYPPYAGGGGFLMDGPLARKLYPVSEGLELYPIDDVFLGMCLEVLQVTPIKHNAFKTFGLVKNKKSKLNKEPCFFRSMIVVHKLLPKDLMDMWKLVNSNLVCSQKAQLL comes from the exons AT GATGGCATCCAGGGACAAGTGGCGAGTGTACAAGAGAGTGTGTCTGATGTTCTTCCTGGCTGTGGTCACCCTGACCGTCGTCCAGAGGGGGAGCTCCAACACCTTCCCCCAGTTCCAGCTAGAGAGGCTGGCCCGCACGCAGCTCTCCGTGGACGCCGACTGGCACAAAAAGAGTGCCTATGCCCTCGCCAGCCGCTTCTGGAAGCCCACAAAGTTCAGGCAGGAGGCGAGTACCACCACCACAGAGGAGCCCAATCGCAGCAGCAGCACCCAGGACCAGGTCACCGCAAAGTCCTGGGACATCACCAGTGCCAACTGCAGCGCCAACCTCAACTTCACCAGCACCGAGTGGTTTGCCGGGCTCGAGCCCAACTTCCAGCAGTTCCTGCTGTACCGGCACTGCCGCTACTTCCCCATGATCATGAACCACCCGGAGAAGTGCTCCGGGGACGTACACCTGCTGATGGTCATCAAGTCGACCATCACGCAGCACGACCGCCGGGAGGTCATCCGCAAGACCTGGGGCAAGGAGCAGGTGATCGACGGCAAGCAGATCAAGACCCTCTTCCTGCTCAGTGCTCCGTCCAATGAGGCGGAGAAGGCCAACCACCAGAAGCTCCTGGAGTTTGAGGACTACATCTATGGGGACATCCTGCAGTGGGACTTCATGGATAGCTTTTTCAACCTCACCCTCAAGGAGACACACTTCCTCAAGTGGTTCTCCACCTACTGCCCTGGCGTGCGCTACATCTTCAAGGGCGACGACGACGTGTTTGTCAGCGTGCAAAACATCTTAGATTACCTGGAGATCAGCTCTGATGTGAAGGATCTCTTTGCGGGCGATGTCATATTCAAGGCCAAGCCCATTCGGAAGAAGGATAACAAATATTACATTCCACAGGCCTTGTACAACAAAACCAGTTACCCACCCTACGCCGGGGGCGGGGGCTTTCTGATGGATGGCCCCCTGGCCCGTAAGCTGTACCCGGTCTCCGAGGGTCTGGAGCTCTATCCCATCGATGACGTATTCCTGGGCATGTGTTTAGAAGTCCTCCAAGTGACGCCAATTAAGCACAATGCGTTCAAAACGTTTGGACTGGTGAAAAACAAGAAGAGCAAACTGAACAAAGAGCCATGTTTCTTCAGAAGCATGATTGTTGTGCACAAACTGCTTCCCAAAGACCTGATGGATATGTGGAAACTGGTCAACAGCAATCTCGTGTGTTCTCAAAAGGCACAACTGTTATAG